TCGATGCCCTGCTCTCCAGTGAGGATGCCCGCTTCTGGTGGCATCCCGGAGTGGACCCGGTGGGCACCGCCCGGGCCCTGGTGACCAACCTGCTGGGCGGGCGGGTGCTCGAGGGTGGCAGCACCCTCACCCAGCAGCTCGCCCGCAGCCTCTATCCCGACCAGGTGGGCCAGGGGGAGACCCTCGCCCGCAAGTGGCGGGAACTGCTGGTGGCCCTGCAGCTGGAGGCCCGCTTCAGCAAGCACGACCTGCTGCTCAGCTACCTCAACCGGGTGTACCTGGGGGTGGGCTGGGGCTTCGAGGACGCTGCCCGCCACTACTTCGGCAAGCCCGCGGCCAAGCTGGAACTGCAGGAGGCGGCCCTGCTGGTGGGTCTGCTGCCCTCCCCCAATGGCTACGACCCTTGCTTCGATCCCCAGGCGGCCCTGGATTCGCGCAACGCCGTGCTGCTGAAGATGGTGGACACCGGCCGCCTCAACGCCGATGCGGGCCGCACCGCCCGGCGCAGTCCGATCAAGCTGGCTCCCGAGGCCTGCAAGCGCGCCGCCGAGCTGCGCGGCGCTCCCTTCTACACCGATCAGGTGCGCCGCGATCTGGCCGCCCAGGTGGGGCCGGCCGTGGCGGCGGAGGGCAACTTTCTGATCGACACCTATTTCGACCCCCGCGTGCAGGCCCAGGTGGAGCGGCTGCTGCGGCAGCGGCTGAACAGCAGCCGGGGCCTCAACATCACCGAGGGGGCGGTGGTGATCCTGGATGTGCGCAACGGCGGCATCGTGGCGATCGCCGGCGGCCGCGATTACCAGCAGAGCCAGTTCAACCGGGCCACCATGGCCGTGCGTTCGCTGGGCAGCGCCTTCAAGCTCTTCCCCTACCTGGCGGCCCTGGGCCGCGGTGCCAGGCCCGCTGATCCGGTGAGCTGCGCCCAGCTGCGCTGGCGGGGGCAGACCTTCAGCAGCGACTGCAGCGGCAACCTCTCGCTCGTGTCGGCCTTCGCCACCAGCAGCAACACCGCCGCCCTGCGCACGGCCCAGAAGGTGGGCCTCGATGCGGTGGTGCAACAGGCCCGGGATCTGGGCATCACCAGCCCGTTGGCGGCGGTGCCCGGCCTCGTGCTCGGCCAGAGCGAAACCACCCTGCTGGAGCTCACCGCCGCCTATGGCGCCGTGGCGAACGATGGGGTCTGGCATCCACCCACCACCATCCGGCGGCTGGTGGATGCCGAGACCTGCCGCGGCAAGGAGAGTGCCCAATGCCGGCAGGAGGAGGCCGCCAGTCCGTCCACGGTCAGCCCCGGCCGCCGGGTGGTGACCGCCAAGACGGCTGAGGCCATGCAGCAGTTGCTGAGAGCCGTGGTGACCAGCGGCACCGGCCGGGCCGCCCGCCTGGGTGGCCGCGAGGGGGGCAAGACCGGCACCAGCAATGACAACCGCGATCTCGTGTTCATCGGCTATGCGCCGCAGCGCCACTGGGTGATGGGCGTCTGGCTCGGCAACGACGACAACAGCCCGACGAAGGGGTCCAGCGCCGTGGCCGCGGGGCTCTGGGGCGACATCATGCGGGCCACGGGTTCCTGAGCGGTGAACACCCGCACCCGCCTCTGGATCGCCGCTGCTGCCCTGCTGCTGGCCCTGATGGTGGTGGGCCTGGTGCTGCAGGCCGTCAACCAGCTGGTGTGGCAGCTCAGCGCCATCCTTCCCTACGGCCTGGTGGGGCCTGTGGTGTTCCTGCTCATGGCCGGGGCAGCCCTGCTGCTGGCCCAGCTGGCCTGGCCCTGGCTGCGCAGTCTTCGGCCCGGGAACCGTCCCGGCGGTCGCCTCCCGGCCCAGCCGCCGGCGCCGCCGGACAACCGCCGGGAGGCGGCGGCGCGCCAGCTTGAGGGCATCGACCAGACCCTCGAACGGGTCCGGGATGCGGTGGAGCGGGAGGCCCTGCGCCAGCAGCAGCAGCGGATGGCCGCGGAACTGGAGCGGGGCGATCTGGTGATCGTGGTGTTCGGCACGGGCTCAGCCGGCAAGACCTCCCTGATCCGCGCCCTGCTGCGCAGGCTCGTGGGCCGTGTGGGGGCGCCCATGGGGGCCACCGGACGCAGCAGCCGTTACCGGCTGCGCCTGCAGGGGCTGCAGCGGGCGGTGTGGCTGGTGGACACCCCCGGAATCCTCGAGGCCGGCGTGGATGGGGCGGAGCGCGAACGGCTGGCCCGGGCCCAGGCCAGCCGCGCGGATCTGCTGCTCCTGGTGGTGGACGGTGATCTGCGGGCCGCGGAGTACCAGGTGTTCGAAGCGCTCGCGGCCCTCGGCAAGCGGCTGCTGCTGGTGCTCAACAAGTGTGATCTGCGGGGGGAGCAGGAGGAGCAGCGGCTGCTGGCCTTGCTGCGGCGCCGCTGTGGCTCCAGGCTGGCGCCAGAGGATGTCATCCCTGCCAGCGCTTCCCCCCAGAGCGTACCGATGCCGGGTGGCCAGCCCCACCAGCCGGAGCCGGAGGTGGAGCGGCTCCTGCTGCGCATCGCCGCCGTGCTCCATGCCGAAGGCGAGGACCTGATCGCCGACAACCTGCTGCTGCAGTGCCGGCAGCTGGGGGAGGCGAGCCGCCAGCTGCTGGGGGAGCAGCGGCGAGGCGATGCCGCCCGGATCGTGGACCGCTACATGTGGATCGGCGCCGGCGTGCTGGCGGTCACTCCCCTGCCCGGCATCGATCTGCTGGGGGCGGCGGCCGTCAACGCCCAGATGGTGGTGGAGATCGGCCGTGTCTATGGCGTCACCCTCAGCCGCGCCACGGCCCAGGACCTGGCCCTCTCGGTGGGGCGCACCCTGGCCGGTCTGGGTCTGGTGAAGGGAGGGGTGGGACTGCTCAGTGCGGCGCTCAGCCTTTCACTGCCGGCCCTGGTGGTGGGCCGGGCGATTCAGGCGGTGAGTGCGGCCTGGCTCACCCGGGTGGCTGGCCAGAGCTTCATCACCTACTTCGAGCGCGACCAGGACTGGGGCGACGGCGGCATCCAGGATGTGGTGCAGCAGCACTACGACCTGGGCCGAAGGGAGGGCGCGCTGCAGCAGTTCCTGGCGGTGGCCTTCAGACGGGTGGTGGAACCGCTGCAGAGGAAGGAACGGCAGCTGCCGCCCCGCCCCCAGAACTGAGCAGGGCTTCCGGCGGCGGCGGTTGGAGCGGCCCCCGGCTGTCGAGCACGAGGATGAGGCCCAGGTAGAGCACGCCCACCAGGATCGAGATGGTTCCGGTGACGATGGCCACCAGGCGGCCACGGCGGTTCGCTTCGGGCGTCATCGGCGTACAGAGCGGCGGACAGAGGGCTGAATGGGGCGGGGGAGATCCCTCAGAGAGCCTGCCACCACCACCTGCAGCTGTTCCAGTTCCGTGGCCGTGGTGTGGGGATTGCCCAGAACCGCCTTGAGGTGATGGCGCCCTCCATGCAGGGGCCGCGACAGCATCAGCTGGTGGTTCAGCAGCTGCTGGCGCGTGGCCTGGCTCCAGCGATCGGCCTCCTCGCTGGCGAGACCGCGGGGCGTGAAGGCGAGCAGATGACAACGCCCCCCCCTGAGCTCGAGTTCAGGCAGGGAGGAGAGGAGGGTCTCCAGCATCCGGCGCCGCTGGATCGCCCCATCGAGCACCGCCTCGATGCCATCGAGCCCGAGCTGACGCAGCCCGAGCCAGAGCTTGAGGATGTCAGCGGGCCGCGTGCCCTGCAGCCCCCATTCACCGCCGTGGCCCCCACCCCAGCTGGGTTCCATGTACGGCAGGCCCGTGCCGAAGGCCCGCTCGAGGTGCCTGGGTTGGCGCAGCAGCAGCAGCGAGGAGGTCTTGGTGATCCCCAGCAGCTTCTGTGGGTTGATGGTCACCGAGTCGGCCAGCTCCAGGCCCGCCACCCGGTGGCGGTGGCGGGAGCTGAGGGCGAACACCGCGCCGATGGCCCCATCCACATGCATCCAGTGGCCATGGCGCCGGCACAGCTCGGCCACCGGGGCCAGGGGGTCCACCGCCCCACGCACCGTGGTGCCGGCCGTGGCCACCACCGCGACCACGGGAACGCCAGCGGCGCCCAGCTGCTCCAGCTCCCGCTCCAGCAGGGCCCCATCCATGCCGCCATCCGCCGCGGTGGGGATGGGGCGCAGGGCGGTGGGCGGCAGGCCCATCACCGTCACGGCCTTGCGCAGGGACACGTGGGCGTCGGCGCTGGCCACCACCACCGCCTCCGGGCAGCTGCCGAGACCGGCGTGGATGCGCGCCGTGACCAGCGCCATCAGGTTGGCGAGGGTGCCGCCGCTCGCCGCCACGCCGCCGCAACTGTCCCCCAGGCCCAGTTGCCGGGCCAGCCAGGCCGCCAGGTTGCGCTCCAGACGCGAGAGGCTGGGGGAGAGCTCCTCCGCCAGCAGGTTGTTGTTGAGTCCGGCGCAGATCAGATCCGCGGCGATGGAGGCGGGCAGTGGGGGTGGATCGAGATGGGCCAGCGCACCGGGATGGCTGGGGTTGTAGGCCCCATCCATCACCAGTTGCAGATCGGCGAGCAGGCCGCCTGGATCCAGACCCTGCCGCTGGGGCTCCACCTCCGGCAGCACACTCAGGCCAGGCAGCGGCGAACGGCTTGCCGCCGAACCCAGCCAGGCGCAGAGCCGCTCGCTGGCCTGCTCCAGAAACTGCCTCAGGCGAGCATCGGGATGGTGCGGGCTGGCAAACGGCAGAGGTGGGGCGTCCCACGGGGATGGTGGCGCGGTTGCCAACGACGGACGATCGAATGGCACCATTCTCCCTTGTGAGCCCGAACCGGGCTTCCAGCATCGCCGGGGTGGCCGTGGGGCAGGGGATCGACAGGCCGCAAGGGCCGGAGCCAGCCGCGCTCCAGGCGGTGCAGGCCCGCTGGATGGAGCGGCTGCTGCGCTGTGCGCAACGGGTGGGAGAGGACGGTGAGATTCCTGTGGCTGCAGCGGTTCTCGATCAGCACGGGCGCTGCATCGGCTGGGGCTGCAACCGCCGCGAGCGGCAACAGGATCCCCTGGGCCATGCCGAGCTGGTGGCGCTGCGCCAGGCCAGCCAGCTGCTCGGCGACTGGCGCCTCAACAGCTGCACCCTGCTGGTGACGCTGGAGCCCTGTCCGATGTGCGCGGGTGCCCTCGTGCAGGCCAGGATCGGCACCCTGGTGTACGGCGCCCCCGATCCGAAGCGCGGCGCCGTGGGCAGCTGCCTGGATCTGGTGCGCCACCCCAGTGCCCATCACCACATGCGGGTGGTGGGCGGGCTGGCAGGCGAGCAGGCCGGAGAGCTGCTGAAGGCCTGGTTCAGACAGCGACGGCAGCCGCCTGGCGGGAGCCAGCCCCAGGCCTGAAGGCCGGCAGCTCGGTTCGGAACAGCTCGAGCAGGCGGTCCACGTTCTCCGGACGGCTGTTGAAGCCCATCAGGCCGATCCGCCAGACCTTGCCGGCCAGGGCCCCCAGACCGCCTCCCACCTCGATGCCGTGCCGGTTGAGCAGGTGGAGGGAGAAGGCCTTGCCGTCGACACCCTCCGGTATGCGCACCGTGGTGAGCGTGGGAAGCCGCAGGTGCTCAGGCGCATGGAGTTCCAGGCCAAGATCCTCCAGGCCCGCCCACAGCCGTTCGGCATTGCTCTGATGCCGGGCCCAGGCGTTCTCGAGGCCCTCCTCGGCAAGGAGGCGAAGGGCCTCCCGCATGCCGAAGTTCATGTTCACCGGCGCGGTGTGGTGGTACACCCGATCGCTGCCCCAGTACTGGTTGAGCAGGGTCACGTCGAGATACCAGTTGGGCACCTTGCCCTCGCGCCGCCGCATCTTCTCCTCGGCGCGGGGACCCATCGTGAACGGACCGAGTCCGGGCGGGCAGCTCAGGCCCTTCTGGCTGCAGCTGTAGGCCAGATCCACCTGCCAGGCATCGAGATGCACCGGCACGGCCCCGAGGGAGGTCACCGTGTCCAGCAGCAGCAGGCAGCCGTGCGTCCTGCACACCTCACCGATGCCCTCCATGGGCTGGCGGATGCCGGTGGAGGTTTCGGCATGCACCAGGGCCAGCACCGTCGGTCGATGCTGCTTCACGGCCGCCTCGATCTCCTCGAGGGTGAAGGCCTCGCCCCAGGGACGTTCAATCGTCACCACCTCGGCGCGGTAGCGGCCCGCCATGTCCGCCAGACGCAGGCCGAAATAGCCCTTCACCGCCACCAGCACCTTGTCGCCGGGTTCGATGGTGTTGGCCAGGGTGGCCTCCATGGCGGCACTGCCCGTGCCGCTCATGGGAATCGTGAGGCGGTTGTCCGTCTGCCAGGCGTAGCGGAGCAGCTCCTGCACCTCCCCCATCAGCTCCACGTAGAGCGGATCGAGATGGCCGATCGGGTTGCGGGCCAACGCCTGCAGCACCGTGGGATGGGCATTGGAGGGCCCGGGACCCAGCAGCAGCCGATCGGGGGTGGCGATGGGCCCAAGGGCGCGGCGGTGGGCGTTGTTGACGGGGTGCGGCGCGGACAAAAGCCTGAGGACGTGGAGGGGAAAGGGGGAGGGGAGCCCGGTGCCGCGCAATCGGCGGCGGAGGCATGGGTGTCGGACTCAACTCCGCTGGCCGGCAGCCTACGGACCGGAGCGGCGGCCGCGCTGTTCAGCGGGCGCGCACATCACTGGCGGCCAGACCCCGACAGAGGTGCTCGAAGGGCGGACGCACCACGGAGGCCAGAGCCGCGGGATCGTTCATGCCCTCGGCGCTGAGCAGCTCGCAGACCACATCGGCCAGCAGGGCGATGCTGCGCACCGTGGGGCCGGTGGGCACTCCCAGACTCTTGTAGGTGTCATCGAGCCCGTTCAGCACCCGCTCGTTGAGGATGGTCGCGTCCGCGGCCATCAAGGCATAGCTGGCGTAGCGGAGGAAGTAGTCCATGTCCCGCAGACAGGCGGACAGCCGGCGGGTGGTGTAGGCGTTGCCACCGGGAAGGATCAGCTCGGGATCACCCAGCCACAGGCGCTGGGAGGCCTCGCGCACGATGGCGGCGGCTTCCCGGTTGATCAGTTCCACGGCCTTCAGCCGCAGCTCCGCCTCGGCGTAGTACGCCGTGATGCGATCGATGGCTTCACGGTCGAGATAACGGCCCAGCTGGTCGTAGCGGCCGATCAGACCGGTGATGGCATCGCGCATGGCTGGAAGAATTCGACGCACCTGGCGCGGAAGCTAGCACTTGCGACCGGCCAGATCCCAGGCTGGCGGTGCGATCTGGCGGATTTGAGAGAAACAGTTACGCAAACCTCCGCGGCTGTTCGGTCACAACCGCTACACGGCGCTCCCCAGGGGTCTCCGTACCGTCCGCTCACGCCGACTTCGGGGCGGCACCCAATCCATTCTCGTCATGGCCCACACAGCCCAGGACGTCCTCCGTCAGATCCAGGACGAGGGCATCGAGCTGATTGACCTCAAGTTCGTCGACCTGCACGGCAAATGGCAGCACCTCACGGTCTGCAAGGAACTGATCGATGAAGACGCCTTCACCAGCGGTGTGGCGTTCGACGGCTCCTCCATCCGCGGCTGGAAGGCGATCAACGAGTCGGACATGGCCATGGTGCCCGATCCGAAGACCGCCTGGATCGACCCCTTCTACAGCCACAAGACCCTCAGCCTGATCTGTTCGATCCAGGAGCCCCGCAGCGGCCAGCCCTACGGCCGCTGCCCCCGGGCCCTGGCCCAGAAGGCCCTGGAGTATCTGGCCTCCACGGGTATCGCCGATACGGCGTTTTTCGGCCCCGAGCCTGAATTCTTCGTCTTCGACGACGTGCGCTACACCTCCGGGAGTGGCAGCAGTTTCTACAGCGTCGATTCGATCGAGGCCCCCTGGAACACCGCCCGCCTTGAGGAGGGAGGCAACCTCGCCTACAAGATCCAGCTGAAGGAGGGCTACTTCCCGGTGTCGCCGAACGACACCCTGCAGGACATGAGGACCGAGATGATCCTCACCATGGCCTCCCTTGGGGTGCCGATCGAGAAGCACCACCACGAGGTGGCCACGGCCCAGCACGAGCTGGGCATGAAGTTCGCCGAGCTGATCAGCGCCGCGGACAACGTGATGATCTACAAGTACGTCGTCCGCAACGTCGCCAAGAAGTACGGCAAGACGGCCACGTTCATGCCCAAGCCCGTGTTCGCCGACAACGGCACCGGCATGCACGTGCACCAGAGCCTGTGGAAAGCCGGCAACCCCCTGTTCTTCGGTGAGGGCACCTACGCCAACCTC
This sequence is a window from Cyanobium sp. PCC 7001. Protein-coding genes within it:
- a CDS encoding transglycosylase domain-containing protein, with translation MAPVALELLRQRWRRWRQPGQAQLLLHLPGQGSRSVAIHSGAYRIGREGDVQIPINHPAVSRQHALLERRATGWLLSDRGSTNGLWWRGRRVQQLMLRDGDTVRFGPSHQPGLPELEFQQRPRPQLERIVRGASLALAGLSAGGVALLALSVLQSPIRGSLATVRGPLALYDRQGKPINSVQGLEHRELAGLNDYPAVLVDALLSSEDARFWWHPGVDPVGTARALVTNLLGGRVLEGGSTLTQQLARSLYPDQVGQGETLARKWRELLVALQLEARFSKHDLLLSYLNRVYLGVGWGFEDAARHYFGKPAAKLELQEAALLVGLLPSPNGYDPCFDPQAALDSRNAVLLKMVDTGRLNADAGRTARRSPIKLAPEACKRAAELRGAPFYTDQVRRDLAAQVGPAVAAEGNFLIDTYFDPRVQAQVERLLRQRLNSSRGLNITEGAVVILDVRNGGIVAIAGGRDYQQSQFNRATMAVRSLGSAFKLFPYLAALGRGARPADPVSCAQLRWRGQTFSSDCSGNLSLVSAFATSSNTAALRTAQKVGLDAVVQQARDLGITSPLAAVPGLVLGQSETTLLELTAAYGAVANDGVWHPPTTIRRLVDAETCRGKESAQCRQEEAASPSTVSPGRRVVTAKTAEAMQQLLRAVVTSGTGRAARLGGREGGKTGTSNDNRDLVFIGYAPQRHWVMGVWLGNDDNSPTKGSSAVAAGLWGDIMRATGS
- a CDS encoding YcjF family protein, with translation MNTRTRLWIAAAALLLALMVVGLVLQAVNQLVWQLSAILPYGLVGPVVFLLMAGAALLLAQLAWPWLRSLRPGNRPGGRLPAQPPAPPDNRREAAARQLEGIDQTLERVRDAVEREALRQQQQRMAAELERGDLVIVVFGTGSAGKTSLIRALLRRLVGRVGAPMGATGRSSRYRLRLQGLQRAVWLVDTPGILEAGVDGAERERLARAQASRADLLLLVVDGDLRAAEYQVFEALAALGKRLLLVLNKCDLRGEQEEQRLLALLRRRCGSRLAPEDVIPASASPQSVPMPGGQPHQPEPEVERLLLRIAAVLHAEGEDLIADNLLLQCRQLGEASRQLLGEQRRGDAARIVDRYMWIGAGVLAVTPLPGIDLLGAAAVNAQMVVEIGRVYGVTLSRATAQDLALSVGRTLAGLGLVKGGVGLLSAALSLSLPALVVGRAIQAVSAAWLTRVAGQSFITYFERDQDWGDGGIQDVVQQHYDLGRREGALQQFLAVAFRRVVEPLQRKERQLPPRPQN
- a CDS encoding pyridoxal-dependent decarboxylase — protein: MATAPPSPWDAPPLPFASPHHPDARLRQFLEQASERLCAWLGSAASRSPLPGLSVLPEVEPQRQGLDPGGLLADLQLVMDGAYNPSHPGALAHLDPPPLPASIAADLICAGLNNNLLAEELSPSLSRLERNLAAWLARQLGLGDSCGGVAASGGTLANLMALVTARIHAGLGSCPEAVVVASADAHVSLRKAVTVMGLPPTALRPIPTAADGGMDGALLERELEQLGAAGVPVVAVVATAGTTVRGAVDPLAPVAELCRRHGHWMHVDGAIGAVFALSSRHRHRVAGLELADSVTINPQKLLGITKTSSLLLLRQPRHLERAFGTGLPYMEPSWGGGHGGEWGLQGTRPADILKLWLGLRQLGLDGIEAVLDGAIQRRRMLETLLSSLPELELRGGRCHLLAFTPRGLASEEADRWSQATRQQLLNHQLMLSRPLHGGRHHLKAVLGNPHTTATELEQLQVVVAGSLRDLPRPIQPSVRRSVRR
- the tadA gene encoding tRNA adenosine(34) deaminase TadA, which codes for MAPFSLVSPNRASSIAGVAVGQGIDRPQGPEPAALQAVQARWMERLLRCAQRVGEDGEIPVAAAVLDQHGRCIGWGCNRRERQQDPLGHAELVALRQASQLLGDWRLNSCTLLVTLEPCPMCAGALVQARIGTLVYGAPDPKRGAVGSCLDLVRHPSAHHHMRVVGGLAGEQAGELLKAWFRQRRQPPGGSQPQA
- a CDS encoding alanine--glyoxylate aminotransferase family protein, whose protein sequence is MSAPHPVNNAHRRALGPIATPDRLLLGPGPSNAHPTVLQALARNPIGHLDPLYVELMGEVQELLRYAWQTDNRLTIPMSGTGSAAMEATLANTIEPGDKVLVAVKGYFGLRLADMAGRYRAEVVTIERPWGEAFTLEEIEAAVKQHRPTVLALVHAETSTGIRQPMEGIGEVCRTHGCLLLLDTVTSLGAVPVHLDAWQVDLAYSCSQKGLSCPPGLGPFTMGPRAEEKMRRREGKVPNWYLDVTLLNQYWGSDRVYHHTAPVNMNFGMREALRLLAEEGLENAWARHQSNAERLWAGLEDLGLELHAPEHLRLPTLTTVRIPEGVDGKAFSLHLLNRHGIEVGGGLGALAGKVWRIGLMGFNSRPENVDRLLELFRTELPAFRPGAGSRQAAAVAV
- a CDS encoding allophycocyanin subunit beta-18; this encodes MRDAITGLIGRYDQLGRYLDREAIDRITAYYAEAELRLKAVELINREAAAIVREASQRLWLGDPELILPGGNAYTTRRLSACLRDMDYFLRYASYALMAADATILNERVLNGLDDTYKSLGVPTGPTVRSIALLADVVCELLSAEGMNDPAALASVVRPPFEHLCRGLAASDVRAR
- the glnA gene encoding type I glutamate--ammonia ligase; protein product: MAHTAQDVLRQIQDEGIELIDLKFVDLHGKWQHLTVCKELIDEDAFTSGVAFDGSSIRGWKAINESDMAMVPDPKTAWIDPFYSHKTLSLICSIQEPRSGQPYGRCPRALAQKALEYLASTGIADTAFFGPEPEFFVFDDVRYTSGSGSSFYSVDSIEAPWNTARLEEGGNLAYKIQLKEGYFPVSPNDTLQDMRTEMILTMASLGVPIEKHHHEVATAQHELGMKFAELISAADNVMIYKYVVRNVAKKYGKTATFMPKPVFADNGTGMHVHQSLWKAGNPLFFGEGTYANLSQTARWYIGGLLRHAPSFLAFTNPTTNSYKRLVPGFEAPVNLVYSQGNRSAAVRIPLTGPSPKAKRLEFRSGDALSNPYLGFAAMLMAGIDGIKNQIDPGDGTDVDLFELSAEELAKISTVPASLNGALEALDADKHYLMEGGVFSEDFINNWIALKYEEVQQLRQRPHPHEFVMYYDA